A genomic region of Bdellovibrionota bacterium contains the following coding sequences:
- a CDS encoding serine/threonine-protein kinase: MDIKTEIFGKYILLDKIATGGMAEIYLAKAPGAENVTKFLAIKRILPQYSQNNEFIEMFKEEAKIAIHLAHSNVVSINEFGEQSGLFYLAMQYVDGKNLRQALNRFKKEKQYFTLPQVVHIIKESAKGLDHAHRCVDGTTGAPLNITHRDISPQNIMLSYDGEVRIIDFGIAKAESKIETTKAGTLKGKFGYMSPEQAEGYEVDFRTDIFSLGIVLWELLAQDRLFVSNNEINTLKKIRECHIPSLRKLDPNIPQELERITNKALARDRTLRYQSSEELAQDLQVFLNKHYPEFTVRDLSQNLKTIFNDEREESRKRMMEYAKVQFPQLDEKTEYVSERTNTVTETDASGSKSFVNAHRAPDGERDDGLPANFTNATESKRLDINLAENKIEDFNLQFDRADLVHATRRRQRPKYSDNTNSKISNVHTTFQTQSSYQHTNPVLARKRNTAITKYVTYCLILIGAGYYFYLNPQKYDAALAFVNQFTDSETSVSPETGENISKDTDTHNDGTKLNPEVPFYNLLVTSIPSGATITVDDADSGVITPGQIRVPVNKPYNLRLEKDGFLVETKSLITVKQGDELRVTLKKKEMAYINVTVSGGPAAIYVNGKKIADKSPIIKFPVTANASLKVQAYNPAQKKYAEKFVELQPNTVTQINLNLSDQRTPSNKK, translated from the coding sequence ATGGATATAAAAACAGAAATTTTTGGAAAATATATTTTGCTCGATAAAATCGCAACCGGCGGTATGGCGGAGATTTATCTTGCGAAGGCACCAGGTGCGGAAAACGTTACCAAGTTCTTGGCTATCAAAAGAATTTTGCCCCAATATTCTCAAAACAACGAATTCATCGAAATGTTCAAAGAAGAAGCGAAGATCGCAATTCATCTCGCTCATTCCAATGTTGTATCGATCAATGAGTTTGGTGAACAGAGTGGTCTTTTCTATCTGGCCATGCAGTACGTGGATGGAAAAAATTTAAGACAGGCCCTTAACCGCTTTAAAAAAGAAAAACAATATTTCACTCTTCCACAAGTTGTTCACATCATCAAAGAATCTGCAAAAGGTTTAGACCATGCTCACAGATGTGTAGATGGAACTACGGGCGCTCCGCTGAACATCACTCACCGTGATATTAGCCCGCAAAATATTATGCTTTCTTACGATGGCGAAGTTCGCATTATCGATTTTGGTATCGCCAAAGCGGAAAGCAAAATTGAAACAACAAAAGCTGGCACTCTCAAAGGTAAATTCGGTTACATGAGCCCGGAACAAGCGGAAGGTTATGAAGTTGATTTTAGAACTGACATCTTCTCCCTAGGCATTGTGCTTTGGGAGTTGTTAGCACAAGATAGACTTTTTGTTTCAAATAACGAAATCAATACTTTAAAAAAAATCAGAGAATGTCATATTCCTTCTTTAAGAAAATTAGATCCTAACATTCCACAAGAATTAGAAAGAATCACCAATAAAGCTTTAGCTCGCGATAGAACCTTGAGATACCAATCATCAGAAGAGTTAGCCCAAGACCTACAAGTCTTCTTAAATAAGCATTATCCAGAATTTACCGTGAGAGATCTTTCTCAAAATCTTAAGACCATCTTCAATGATGAGCGCGAAGAAAGCCGCAAGCGAATGATGGAATATGCAAAAGTGCAATTCCCTCAACTTGATGAAAAAACTGAATACGTATCAGAAAGAACAAATACGGTCACAGAGACAGATGCTTCGGGAAGTAAATCTTTTGTGAACGCACATCGCGCTCCTGACGGCGAGCGGGATGATGGATTGCCTGCAAACTTTACGAACGCTACAGAATCTAAGAGACTCGACATTAACCTTGCAGAAAATAAAATTGAAGACTTCAATTTGCAATTCGACAGAGCAGACCTAGTGCATGCGACAAGAAGAAGACAACGCCCTAAGTACAGTGATAACACAAATAGCAAGATCAGTAATGTGCATACCACATTCCAAACTCAAAGCTCATATCAGCACACCAATCCTGTGCTTGCGCGAAAGAGAAATACAGCCATCACAAAGTATGTAACTTATTGCCTAATACTTATTGGGGCTGGCTATTACTTTTATTTGAATCCTCAAAAGTACGATGCGGCCTTGGCCTTTGTAAATCAGTTTACAGATAGTGAGACGTCAGTTTCTCCTGAAACCGGCGAAAACATATCTAAAGACACAGACACACACAATGATGGAACAAAGCTCAATCCAGAAGTTCCTTTTTACAACTTACTGGTAACAAGTATCCCTTCTGGAGCGACCATCACTGTTGATGATGCTGACTCTGGCGTAATCACTCCGGGACAAATTCGCGTACCAGTGAACAAACCTTATAATTTGAGGTTAGAAAAAGATGGCTTCTTGGTGGAGACAAAATCTTTAATCACAGTAAAACAAGGCGATGAGCTCCGCGTAACGCTTAAAAAGAAAGAAATGGCTTATATCAACGTGACAGTATCTGGCGGACCAGCGGCCATCTATGTGAATGGTAAAAAAATTGCTGATAAATCACCAATCATTAAATTCCCAGTGACGGCCAATGCCTCATTGAAAGTCCAAGCCTATAACCCAGCTCAGAAAAAATATGCGGAGAAGTTTGTAGAACTTCAACCCAATACCGTGACCCAAATCAATTTGAATCTCTCCGATCAAAGAACTCCTTCTAATAAAAAGTAA
- the coaE gene encoding dephospho-CoA kinase (Dephospho-CoA kinase (CoaE) performs the final step in coenzyme A biosynthesis.) — MKWIGLTGGMGTGKSTVSMIIQTLGYNVLNADKSAHEALKKTSSIFPEILRIFSDKILGPDGEIDRRKLGSIVFADKFMLEKLEAITHPFIQDQTQKEREALAAKGVEMAFYDIPLLFEKKLQKRFDKIVVVTCGKETQIQRAMERTKLSREEIRQRLANQMAMETKAKMANYVIRNDGSMEELKMKVQDLILQLKQDLKLV, encoded by the coding sequence ATGAAATGGATCGGTTTAACAGGCGGAATGGGTACGGGAAAGTCGACAGTATCAATGATTATCCAGACCTTAGGCTATAATGTCTTAAATGCAGACAAGAGTGCCCACGAAGCCTTAAAGAAAACTTCATCTATTTTTCCTGAGATCCTTAGAATTTTTAGCGACAAAATACTAGGTCCAGATGGTGAAATCGACCGTCGAAAGTTGGGATCGATAGTTTTTGCAGATAAGTTTATGCTAGAAAAACTAGAGGCCATCACTCATCCATTCATTCAAGATCAAACTCAAAAAGAAAGAGAAGCTCTTGCCGCCAAAGGTGTAGAGATGGCTTTTTATGACATTCCACTTTTGTTCGAAAAAAAATTGCAAAAGAGATTTGATAAAATTGTTGTAGTGACTTGCGGTAAAGAAACTCAAATTCAAAGAGCTATGGAGCGTACAAAACTTTCCCGAGAAGAAATCAGACAAAGACTAGCTAATCAAATGGCAATGGAAACCAAAGCCAAAATGGCCAACTATGTAATTCGAAATGATGGATCCATGGAAGAATTAAAAATGAAAGTTCAAGATCTAATCCTCCAACTCAAACAAGATCTAAAACTCGTTTAA
- a CDS encoding PD-(D/E)XK nuclease family protein yields the protein MLNLIFVKNPEEKRQLFLKSDLTQKTWVVSDLTSKIAFQKELFKTQKLIPDESLLRAQELWIKLTKRLRGDLRFISSETAQMFTQQLLSNAEEEWQKRPGVSKLLHSYMQILMPLLSHEQNFEAMKEFFKNSVESFQKWGHWYLLSREIYNSFLDQKMILSTWASSILVNETDFQDVWNRKLIFDLGAQLQPIESELIQHLSKFLDVDVIVPHPSWKSEYSKALKSYDLLISGKPPVTEKIEHGLSRNFMKFTTQLAEVQNLSSELRKQISAGIKPTEIAIVAPDIGVYWPVLYEYLKIEGIPYQRKIQTPLKTYPEIMYWISKLKIEAGEIEYADLEINTYSEAETLPLKYDEFQSLYTNLYEISDLKRNRNIEKLFSLKNQSKFMTVKEFITWGLTLWKESWSQERVNILIEKLLAEIPMHLKFDSKQWVRLVDSFASRLEITTDEGFPEGVHCVDLVSLKDLDLKHAHLMGLTDQALRSMTTTLISEFDIQKLKQDFGFMVAEPERTELEFEVKWNLDSTKINFSMSYPQTDFDGNQMSPSIVWLTGAITQHGDKIPLKIPETSRLLQIQQSDYQTISTLQGWVDGDKKLERLRQDQGEDIQAWKLQNHLEKVSASQIEDYLKCPFINASKKILSLNDLPDLDLDIDYQTRGRLLHGVAELIYKNHSDLNVDNSTVAQYFDQVRLEIGTPIFDENVWAGQKKKYMKMIDNFLVFEREWKNKFPEIKEQYQEKDFEIHIDIATGNISKEATADSVLLRGRIDRIDIDQREQICVVIDYKFDSSGKSNHNRWIDENELQLVLYAMAIEKGALNKKLDVIGAVYYGFKKIDREKGFLILEADGFMFTVNSRKAHKISHDKKLELYGKAQEIIKNTLGGMKAGEYNPNPSDVSLCKTCNWRNLCRAPHLN from the coding sequence GTGCTAAATCTTATTTTTGTAAAAAATCCTGAAGAGAAGAGACAATTGTTTTTGAAGTCAGATTTGACTCAAAAAACTTGGGTGGTATCGGATTTAACATCTAAAATTGCCTTTCAAAAAGAACTTTTTAAAACGCAAAAATTAATTCCAGATGAATCCCTATTGAGAGCGCAAGAATTGTGGATCAAGCTCACCAAAAGACTTCGTGGGGATTTAAGATTTATTTCTTCAGAAACGGCGCAGATGTTTACACAGCAGCTGTTATCCAATGCTGAAGAGGAATGGCAGAAGCGTCCTGGGGTCTCAAAACTTTTGCATTCCTACATGCAGATTTTGATGCCGCTCCTGAGTCATGAGCAAAATTTTGAAGCCATGAAGGAATTTTTTAAGAATAGTGTCGAGAGTTTTCAGAAGTGGGGACATTGGTACTTGCTCTCACGTGAGATTTATAATTCTTTCTTAGATCAAAAGATGATTTTGTCCACTTGGGCGTCATCGATTCTAGTGAATGAAACAGACTTTCAAGATGTATGGAATAGAAAACTTATTTTTGATTTGGGAGCGCAACTTCAACCAATAGAAAGTGAACTTATACAGCATCTTTCTAAATTCTTAGATGTGGACGTCATCGTTCCGCATCCATCTTGGAAATCAGAATATTCAAAGGCCCTTAAAAGTTATGATTTGTTAATTTCTGGTAAGCCTCCGGTGACCGAAAAAATCGAGCATGGTCTATCTAGAAATTTTATGAAGTTTACAACTCAACTTGCAGAAGTGCAGAATTTGAGCTCTGAGTTGAGGAAGCAAATTTCCGCTGGAATTAAGCCGACGGAGATCGCTATCGTAGCTCCAGACATTGGAGTTTATTGGCCGGTGCTCTATGAATATCTCAAGATCGAAGGGATTCCGTACCAAAGAAAAATTCAAACTCCGTTAAAAACTTATCCAGAAATCATGTATTGGATTTCCAAACTCAAAATTGAAGCTGGCGAGATTGAATATGCAGATCTAGAGATCAACACTTATTCAGAAGCTGAGACTCTGCCGTTGAAGTATGATGAATTCCAATCTCTCTACACTAATCTCTATGAAATTTCTGATCTCAAAAGAAATAGAAACATTGAAAAATTATTTTCTTTAAAAAACCAATCCAAATTCATGACGGTGAAAGAATTTATCACTTGGGGCTTAACTCTCTGGAAAGAATCTTGGTCCCAAGAAAGAGTAAATATTCTGATCGAAAAGCTTTTAGCAGAAATTCCGATGCATTTGAAGTTTGATTCCAAACAATGGGTAAGACTTGTTGATAGTTTCGCTTCGAGACTTGAGATCACGACGGACGAAGGTTTCCCTGAAGGCGTGCATTGTGTAGATTTAGTTTCTCTGAAAGATTTGGATCTCAAGCACGCCCACCTTATGGGATTGACGGATCAAGCACTGAGATCTATGACGACCACTTTGATTTCGGAATTTGATATTCAAAAGCTCAAGCAAGATTTTGGTTTTATGGTGGCAGAGCCCGAAAGAACAGAACTAGAATTTGAAGTGAAGTGGAACCTCGATAGCACAAAGATTAATTTTTCCATGTCTTATCCTCAGACGGATTTTGATGGAAACCAGATGTCGCCTTCCATCGTTTGGTTGACGGGCGCAATCACGCAGCACGGAGATAAAATTCCATTAAAGATTCCGGAAACATCAAGGCTTTTACAGATTCAGCAATCCGATTACCAAACGATTTCAACTCTTCAAGGTTGGGTTGATGGCGATAAGAAGCTTGAAAGACTTAGGCAGGATCAGGGCGAAGACATTCAAGCTTGGAAACTACAAAATCATCTCGAAAAAGTTTCCGCTTCGCAAATTGAAGACTATTTGAAATGTCCATTCATCAATGCTTCCAAAAAAATCCTAAGTTTAAATGATCTACCAGATTTGGATCTAGATATTGATTACCAGACTCGAGGAAGACTTCTGCACGGAGTTGCAGAGCTGATCTATAAAAATCATTCTGACCTCAATGTCGATAATTCTACGGTTGCCCAATATTTTGATCAAGTTCGCCTGGAAATAGGAACGCCGATCTTTGATGAGAATGTTTGGGCCGGACAAAAAAAGAAATACATGAAGATGATCGATAATTTTTTGGTGTTTGAGCGGGAATGGAAAAATAAATTTCCCGAGATCAAAGAACAGTACCAAGAAAAGGATTTTGAAATTCATATTGATATAGCTACAGGGAATATTTCTAAAGAGGCCACAGCGGATTCCGTTCTTTTGAGAGGAAGAATTGATCGTATTGACATTGATCAAAGAGAGCAGATCTGCGTGGTCATTGACTATAAATTTGATTCTAGTGGCAAGAGCAACCATAACCGATGGATCGACGAGAATGAACTGCAATTGGTTCTCTATGCCATGGCCATCGAAAAAGGTGCACTCAACAAGAAATTGGATGTGATCGGTGCGGTTTACTATGGATTTAAAAAGATCGATCGTGAAAAAGGATTTTTAATCTTAGAGGCCGATGGATTTATGTTCACAGTGAACTCCAGAAAAGCCCACAAGATCAGTCACGATAAAAAATTGGAACTTTACGGTAAGGCTCAAGAAATTATAAAAAACACTTTGGGTGGCATGAAAGCCGGAGAATACAACCCAAACCCAAGTGATGTGAGTCTATGTAAAACCTGTAACTGGAGAAATTTGTGTCGAGCCCCACATCTGAATTAA
- a CDS encoding 3'-5' exonuclease, translated as MSSPTSELTSFLSQTKIFRAGAGAGKTTRLVKEVHDFYKDFKVKHNRNPRVVLTTFTRKATQELRERLMHEAQKRKDYDFLSFVLSKNHLLISTIHGTLQLFLKQYAQKIDLDPGFRLTDEKELFKRAKIILKNLLSRNTTSQELLEEFTFKGLTSLIITHDKTKKISPGVQFFNKEDFLNSQDQKMKFIAQSFLMYADKILSATDNLKWIEYGKFLKGVADSFTQAKNQVDIERALNLYNEYKKPPYTKKNPPFSEELNDSFEEFRDEVDKVNPDQFNQERWAEFIRYYKIFDDLSRDFTSEFDHWKKSSGQISMADLELYSYELMREKSEEIHFFSESFDYWLIDEFQDTSPLQVSLLKKFINDRKYFVVGDPQQSIYFFRGARVKVFEDMEKLIIGEGGLAESLNKNYRSTQNTMSFINHFFKNYSDDFKSMELGGPQSKTKDVATMALAKDVEAQNLAILNHIQKIHASGDELGEICVLGRKNDQLKKIAEILHQKKIPYILHSASGFQERREILDALAILKFLVNPHDNFNLVQILRSPWFKVQDCYIHEIVKNKPESFWIEFVKHQEGDYEAIGRLKTYVTETFNQGITQTFQKILMDTGFFELSYQYDSSGRRESNLWKLLIQLKTEDHAPEFNYIDFIENRKSSLDLEGGSEDSDAVSSIEPNRVQLMTVHMSKGLEFKHVIIPYIDAKPQLTNYLSYAFDPDADKYSLHLKLDEEKGQQSLPAVSFLEKMKEEELAESDRLLYVAMTRAKETIFMSTSGARQTGGSWLKKIKLDLSSGLHAKGEFAYNVDIGEWENINFDSKIVHAQEIYQKLYDLDLMAKKESTKVTAQIESQVSKGKNQKSLIGLLEKANYGRLAHQVFESLKYNKEIAIDENTKKATEYIQNLKEIPMKEILKDGFAEWGFVLNSEGQSISGQIDLWGQVADELWVIDYKTGSSFNSDVAFEQLARYAQALQSFVKVDKVPTKINLVALYPFEQKFYLKIF; from the coding sequence GTGTCGAGCCCCACATCTGAATTAACATCATTCTTAAGTCAGACCAAAATCTTCAGGGCCGGCGCGGGCGCAGGAAAGACCACGCGCCTGGTGAAAGAGGTGCATGACTTCTATAAGGATTTTAAGGTTAAACACAATCGCAATCCTCGAGTTGTGTTGACAACATTCACGAGGAAGGCCACGCAGGAACTTCGCGAAAGACTGATGCACGAAGCGCAGAAAAGAAAAGACTATGATTTCTTGAGCTTTGTGTTGTCTAAGAATCATCTCTTGATTTCGACAATTCATGGAACTTTACAGTTATTTTTAAAACAATACGCGCAAAAGATTGATCTCGATCCGGGATTTAGGCTTACAGATGAGAAAGAACTTTTTAAGAGAGCAAAAATCATTCTTAAAAACCTTTTAAGTAGAAATACGACTTCGCAAGAACTTTTAGAGGAGTTCACGTTCAAGGGATTAACCTCTCTTATCATCACGCATGATAAAACCAAGAAAATTTCTCCAGGCGTGCAGTTCTTTAACAAAGAAGATTTTTTAAATTCCCAAGATCAAAAAATGAAATTTATCGCGCAAAGCTTTTTAATGTATGCAGATAAAATTCTAAGTGCCACGGACAATCTCAAGTGGATAGAATATGGGAAGTTTTTAAAAGGTGTCGCAGATAGCTTCACCCAGGCCAAAAATCAAGTGGATATCGAAAGAGCCTTAAATCTTTACAACGAATATAAAAAACCACCTTATACCAAAAAGAACCCACCATTTTCCGAAGAGTTAAATGATTCCTTTGAAGAATTCAGAGATGAAGTCGATAAAGTGAATCCCGATCAGTTCAACCAAGAGCGCTGGGCTGAGTTCATTCGGTACTATAAAATCTTTGATGATCTCTCCAGGGATTTTACAAGCGAATTTGATCACTGGAAGAAAAGCTCTGGCCAAATCAGCATGGCGGACTTGGAACTCTATTCCTATGAATTGATGAGAGAAAAGTCTGAAGAAATTCATTTCTTCTCAGAAAGCTTTGATTACTGGTTGATCGATGAATTTCAAGATACTTCACCGTTACAAGTTTCCTTGCTAAAGAAATTCATCAACGATCGTAAATACTTTGTTGTCGGAGATCCGCAGCAGAGTATTTACTTCTTTAGAGGCGCAAGGGTAAAAGTTTTTGAAGATATGGAAAAGCTCATTATCGGTGAGGGTGGTTTAGCTGAATCGCTGAACAAGAACTACAGATCCACTCAAAATACGATGAGCTTTATCAATCATTTCTTCAAAAATTATTCGGATGATTTTAAATCTATGGAATTGGGTGGTCCACAATCAAAAACCAAAGATGTGGCCACGATGGCTCTAGCAAAAGATGTGGAGGCGCAAAACCTCGCGATCCTCAATCACATTCAAAAGATTCATGCCAGTGGTGATGAATTGGGCGAAATCTGTGTTCTAGGTCGCAAGAATGATCAACTCAAAAAAATTGCCGAGATTCTCCATCAAAAAAAAATTCCGTATATTCTGCATTCAGCGAGTGGTTTTCAGGAGCGCCGAGAAATTCTTGATGCTTTAGCCATTTTAAAATTCTTAGTGAATCCTCATGATAACTTTAACTTGGTACAAATCCTTAGAAGTCCATGGTTCAAAGTTCAGGATTGTTATATTCATGAAATTGTAAAAAACAAGCCAGAGAGTTTTTGGATAGAATTTGTAAAGCATCAAGAAGGTGATTACGAAGCTATCGGAAGATTAAAAACCTACGTGACAGAGACCTTCAATCAAGGAATCACGCAGACCTTCCAAAAGATTTTGATGGATACAGGTTTCTTTGAGTTGAGTTATCAATACGATTCTTCAGGGAGAAGAGAATCAAATCTTTGGAAGTTGTTGATACAACTTAAAACAGAAGATCACGCACCTGAATTCAATTACATCGACTTTATTGAAAATAGAAAAAGCTCTCTAGATCTAGAAGGTGGTTCGGAAGATTCCGATGCGGTCAGTAGCATTGAGCCCAATCGAGTGCAGTTGATGACGGTGCATATGTCGAAAGGTTTAGAATTCAAACACGTGATTATTCCGTATATCGATGCTAAGCCTCAACTTACAAATTATCTCAGTTACGCCTTTGATCCCGATGCTGACAAGTACAGCCTGCACCTAAAGCTCGACGAAGAAAAAGGTCAGCAATCACTTCCCGCAGTGAGTTTCTTGGAGAAAATGAAAGAAGAGGAGCTCGCTGAATCAGATCGTCTACTTTATGTAGCGATGACCAGGGCCAAGGAAACTATTTTCATGTCGACATCTGGGGCAAGGCAAACGGGTGGGTCTTGGTTGAAAAAGATAAAATTGGATTTATCAAGTGGATTGCATGCAAAAGGTGAGTTTGCCTATAACGTAGATATTGGTGAATGGGAAAATATCAATTTTGATTCTAAGATCGTGCATGCCCAAGAAATTTATCAAAAACTCTACGATTTAGATTTGATGGCAAAAAAAGAATCTACAAAGGTTACGGCTCAAATAGAATCTCAAGTCTCAAAGGGTAAGAATCAAAAATCATTGATCGGACTTTTGGAAAAAGCCAATTACGGAAGACTTGCCCATCAAGTTTTTGAATCCCTCAAGTACAATAAAGAAATCGCGATAGATGAGAATACAAAGAAGGCCACGGAATACATTCAGAATCTAAAAGAAATCCCGATGAAAGAGATTCTGAAGGATGGGTTTGCTGAATGGGGGTTTGTCCTAAACAGCGAAGGTCAAAGCATCTCCGGACAGATCGATCTCTGGGGACAAGTCGCCGATGAGTTATGGGTGATCGACTATAAGACGGGATCGTCATTCAATTCCGATGTAGCTTTCGAGCAACTAGCACGCTACGCCCAGGCTCTGCAAAGCTTCGTCAAAGTAGATAAAGTACCAACCAAAATCAACCTGGTCGCTCTCTATCCCTTTGAACAAAAATTCTATTTGAAAATTTTTTAG
- a CDS encoding helix-turn-helix domain-containing protein has protein sequence MSTKKSDAIKFLENRTGGPVRFSRLLWAIRRGEEMTQPEFAKILGISKSHLNDIEKERKTVSPERAARFAKVLGYSQERFVQLALQAIVDNAGLKFIVDVKAS, from the coding sequence ATGAGTACTAAAAAGAGCGATGCCATAAAATTTTTAGAAAATCGAACCGGTGGGCCTGTTCGCTTTAGTCGATTGCTATGGGCGATTCGTCGTGGAGAAGAAATGACTCAACCTGAGTTTGCTAAAATACTTGGAATATCCAAGTCTCATCTTAATGACATCGAGAAAGAACGAAAAACGGTTAGCCCGGAGAGAGCCGCTAGATTTGCCAAGGTGTTAGGATATTCTCAAGAAAGATTTGTACAACTGGCTCTGCAGGCTATTGTGGATAATGCGGGATTGAAATTTATAGTGGATGTTAAGGCGTCTTGA
- a CDS encoding type II toxin-antitoxin system mRNA interferase toxin, RelE/StbE family yields MIKKVVLSNTVKKQLAKLPVYIADKLQDWIDSVEKESLEMVRKIRGYHDEPLKGKLKGYYSIRLNKGYRAYYRIIHDRILFVLVERIDKHEY; encoded by the coding sequence ATGATTAAAAAAGTTGTATTGAGTAATACTGTTAAAAAACAATTAGCAAAACTTCCAGTTTATATAGCAGATAAACTTCAAGACTGGATTGATAGCGTTGAAAAAGAATCTCTTGAAATGGTTAGAAAAATACGTGGATATCACGATGAACCATTAAAAGGTAAGTTAAAAGGTTATTACTCTATTCGATTAAATAAAGGCTATAGAGCTTATTATAGGATAATACACGATAGGATTTTATTCGTGTTGGTTGAAAGGATTGATAAACATGAGTACTAA
- a CDS encoding TerC family protein, with protein sequence MLELLSSPEAWISFATLFALELVLGVDNIVFISILCGKLPAEQRSKARMLGLALAVITRIILLMSLAWIMSLTEPLFTVLGNEFSGRDLILLIGGLFLLGKSTFEIHHKLEGEDGEQNKRIVASFGRVIFQILLLDIVFSLDSVITAVGMVEQKSIMVAAILASTAVMIVSAKTISDFVDNHPTIKMLALSFLILIGVTLIADGLGHHIPKGYIYFSMAFSLGVELLNLKLRKNQKKVKLNEPFTKS encoded by the coding sequence ATGTTAGAACTTTTATCTTCTCCTGAAGCTTGGATTAGCTTCGCAACTCTCTTTGCTCTAGAACTCGTACTTGGCGTGGACAATATCGTGTTTATTTCTATTCTTTGCGGAAAGCTTCCAGCGGAACAAAGAAGTAAAGCTCGTATGCTTGGACTTGCACTCGCGGTCATCACAAGAATCATTCTTTTGATGTCGTTGGCTTGGATCATGAGTTTGACAGAACCACTCTTTACAGTTCTTGGAAATGAATTCTCGGGTAGAGATTTGATTCTTTTGATCGGTGGGCTTTTCTTACTTGGTAAAAGTACTTTTGAAATCCATCACAAACTGGAAGGTGAAGATGGAGAACAGAACAAACGTATCGTAGCTTCATTTGGTAGAGTGATTTTCCAGATTCTCCTACTGGATATCGTGTTTTCATTGGATTCCGTAATTACGGCGGTGGGCATGGTAGAGCAAAAATCCATCATGGTGGCGGCAATCCTTGCATCGACGGCGGTCATGATTGTTTCTGCAAAAACAATTTCAGATTTTGTAGATAATCATCCAACAATTAAGATGTTGGCTTTGAGCTTCTTGATTTTGATTGGCGTAACTTTGATTGCCGATGGATTAGGTCACCACATTCCAAAAGGCTATATCTACTTCTCTATGGCGTTCTCACTTGGAGTTGAGCTTCTAAACTTGAAGCTTAGGAAGAATCAGAAAAAAGTGAAGTTGAACGAGCCTTTCACTAAGTCATAA
- a CDS encoding lysophospholipase, which produces MLKRSEGYFRGKDDFELYFQAWTPAKPVATLVINHGLGEHTDCYQRLVDGLSDQNIQFIAWDMRGHGRSEGKRGVVKRLSDYSADLVILIDFIRNEISKKPIAMVGHSLGGLVTLNTIIRNPELDIKCAVLSSPLLGVQVEVPELKKIGAKYLAEYLPSLTMWNELDDKILTHEKKILTEFEKDPLRHDRVSPRLYLDMVGYSERIRREGGSVLLPIFFQLSGQDKVVSTKASSAFYETVKSKDKELKIYENSYHEIYNDVEREVAFADIKAFFKKHLIA; this is translated from the coding sequence ATGCTTAAAAGATCCGAAGGTTATTTCAGAGGCAAAGACGATTTCGAACTCTACTTCCAGGCATGGACTCCTGCAAAGCCCGTTGCGACTTTAGTCATAAACCATGGTCTTGGTGAACACACAGATTGTTATCAAAGATTAGTCGATGGCCTGAGCGATCAAAACATTCAGTTCATTGCTTGGGACATGAGGGGTCATGGTCGCTCTGAAGGAAAACGTGGCGTTGTAAAAAGACTTTCAGATTATTCAGCAGATCTTGTTATCTTGATTGATTTTATCCGAAATGAAATTTCAAAAAAACCAATCGCGATGGTTGGTCACTCTTTAGGTGGATTGGTTACGCTCAATACAATCATCAGAAATCCAGAATTGGACATCAAATGCGCAGTTCTCAGTTCACCACTTCTTGGAGTGCAGGTAGAAGTGCCAGAGCTGAAAAAAATTGGTGCAAAGTATTTGGCAGAGTATTTACCAAGTCTCACGATGTGGAATGAGCTTGACGATAAAATTTTAACTCATGAGAAAAAAATTCTTACAGAGTTTGAGAAAGATCCATTGAGGCACGACCGCGTGAGCCCGAGACTTTACCTCGATATGGTAGGTTACTCGGAAAGAATTAGAAGAGAGGGCGGAAGCGTCCTTCTTCCAATTTTCTTCCAACTCTCAGGCCAAGACAAAGTTGTTAGCACAAAAGCAAGTTCTGCTTTTTATGAGACTGTAAAATCAAAAGACAAGGAATTAAAAATTTACGAAAACTCATATCACGAAATCTATAACGATGTAGAGCGTGAGGTGGCTTTTGCAGACATTAAAGCCTTCTTTAAAAAACATCTTATTGCCTAA